A genome region from Dickeya dadantii NCPPB 898 includes the following:
- a CDS encoding DUF1778 domain-containing protein yields MRTEPKEMPINIRAKASQRELIDVAAKLLSKSRTEFILDAACREAEDVLLDQRLFLVNDEQYDAFIQVLESPVTDNPRVNALLNRKSPWE; encoded by the coding sequence ATGCGAACAGAGCCAAAAGAAATGCCGATTAATATTCGTGCTAAAGCATCACAGCGGGAGCTGATTGATGTCGCCGCTAAATTGCTGTCGAAATCAAGAACAGAGTTTATCCTTGATGCTGCCTGCCGTGAGGCTGAGGATGTGTTGTTGGATCAAAGGCTGTTTCTGGTCAATGATGAACAATATGATGCTTTCATTCAGGTGTTGGAATCACCAGTCACAGATAATCCGCGTGTGAATGCATTACTGAACAGGAAATCTCCGTGGGAATAA
- a CDS encoding DUF5677 domain-containing protein — protein MYTDELLAIQSDWSKKSLLLMRKLLTLMTPVALFDQWTKEEQSTIGFLLAASARSTESLFLLTSYGQLWDAEMMQRAIIEASLKFVFLLESRETFKDRFNEYSTAQYEISLLKDDNKVLELLSILPNSDDEKWLPLRERLLADEERKMINETYDKSYRRSLETRWGFTSIIGSLTRSGKLFHGLSELSYGYSVSSHVLHADYLGVVLPIERDSREHENRSALHLAHLSRHISDAFTCLIMRLYAGYRFVGIDTAAINEAIKKIDDLQVPFREEYNKWIDIEYGGK, from the coding sequence ATGTATACGGATGAGTTATTGGCTATTCAATCTGATTGGTCAAAAAAATCATTGTTATTAATGAGAAAACTTCTAACATTAATGACTCCGGTTGCTTTATTTGACCAATGGACTAAAGAAGAGCAAAGTACGATTGGTTTTTTGCTTGCTGCATCAGCAAGGTCAACAGAAAGTCTATTTTTATTGACCTCATATGGGCAGCTTTGGGACGCAGAAATGATGCAAAGGGCTATCATTGAAGCATCGTTAAAATTTGTATTTCTTCTTGAATCTAGAGAAACATTTAAAGATAGGTTTAATGAATACTCAACAGCGCAATACGAGATATCCCTACTCAAGGATGATAATAAGGTTTTAGAGCTATTAAGCATCCTGCCTAACTCTGATGATGAAAAATGGCTCCCTTTGCGGGAACGTTTGCTTGCTGATGAGGAAAGAAAAATGATTAATGAAACGTACGATAAAAGTTATCGCAGATCTCTTGAAACGCGATGGGGGTTTACTAGTATTATAGGAAGTTTGACCCGTAGCGGAAAACTATTTCATGGGTTAAGTGAATTATCATATGGGTACTCTGTATCAAGCCATGTTCTACATGCCGATTATTTAGGGGTAGTACTACCGATTGAAAGAGATAGTAGAGAGCATGAGAATCGATCTGCTTTACATTTGGCTCATTTGAGTAGACATATCTCTGATGCTTTCACATGCCTGATCATGCGACTATATGCTGGATATCGATTTGTCGGGATAGATACGGCGGCCATAAATGAAGCTATTAAGAAAATAGATGATCTACAGGTACCATTTCGTGAAGAATATAATAAATGGATAGATATAGAATACGGAGGTAAATAG
- a CDS encoding ATP-binding protein yields the protein MQKTRYAPPKANAMMEALRGLGYSTAAALADVVDNAVSAGSAEVYLRFEWDGTQSCISILDDGHGMTDTELETAMTLGTINPLDERTATDLGRFGMGLKTASFSQCRRLTVASKREGGVLVCLRWDLDAIATDPQVGWRMFEGPALGSERFFEPLNDLSSGTLVLWELMDRVVMPGTNLDHFADLIDDVESRLSMTFHRLIEGPRPDFRLFINGKLVVPWDPFMVGHPAKALESPIERRITQSGVLEVQCHVLPHKDKLSDEDLFKAGGPDGWISQQGFYVYRNKRLLLAGSWLGLGRGRAWSRDESHRLARIRVDMPNTADADWKIDVKKSTARPPVFVRNWLTGIAENTRDRARKVFAFRGSPTSRLSSAPIEQTWRVEHLKSGVRYRIDETHPAVAAVIEVCSDRKHLVRAMLRVIEETVPVQRIWLDTAENKDTPRTGFDGEPNEAVIQVASVLFNDLIERKGLSVEEARKSMLKTEPFQKYPSLIANLQRDE from the coding sequence ATGCAGAAAACCAGATATGCGCCGCCGAAAGCCAATGCAATGATGGAGGCTCTCAGAGGGCTCGGTTATTCAACCGCAGCAGCCTTGGCTGATGTTGTAGACAACGCTGTGTCTGCAGGTTCTGCAGAGGTGTATCTGCGATTTGAATGGGATGGAACGCAAAGCTGTATTTCGATACTAGATGATGGTCATGGAATGACTGATACCGAGCTTGAGACTGCCATGACCCTTGGGACGATAAATCCTTTGGATGAAAGGACTGCGACTGATCTCGGACGTTTTGGTATGGGTCTGAAGACTGCCTCGTTTTCCCAATGCCGTAGGCTTACTGTTGCTTCCAAGCGAGAAGGCGGAGTTCTGGTTTGTTTACGCTGGGACTTGGACGCTATCGCTACAGATCCGCAGGTTGGTTGGCGTATGTTCGAGGGACCAGCATTAGGCTCCGAGCGGTTCTTTGAACCGCTAAACGACTTAAGCTCGGGGACGCTCGTTCTTTGGGAATTAATGGACAGAGTTGTCATGCCCGGTACGAACTTGGATCACTTTGCCGACCTAATTGATGATGTGGAATCCCGTTTATCGATGACCTTCCATCGCCTTATTGAGGGGCCTCGCCCAGATTTCCGCCTGTTCATCAATGGCAAACTGGTGGTCCCTTGGGATCCGTTCATGGTTGGCCACCCTGCTAAAGCCTTGGAATCTCCCATAGAGCGCAGAATCACTCAGTCAGGAGTTTTGGAGGTCCAATGCCATGTTCTCCCGCACAAAGATAAATTATCTGACGAGGATCTTTTCAAGGCTGGCGGCCCTGACGGCTGGATATCTCAGCAAGGGTTCTATGTCTATCGTAACAAAAGACTCCTTCTGGCCGGTAGTTGGCTAGGGCTTGGAAGAGGGAGAGCATGGAGCAGGGATGAATCGCATCGACTTGCGAGAATCCGGGTTGATATGCCGAATACCGCCGACGCAGATTGGAAGATCGATGTTAAGAAGTCCACTGCCCGACCACCGGTTTTTGTCCGTAACTGGTTGACTGGAATAGCAGAAAACACGAGAGACAGAGCTCGTAAGGTATTCGCCTTCCGAGGATCGCCGACGTCTAGGTTGAGCAGTGCTCCCATCGAGCAGACTTGGCGGGTTGAACATCTGAAGAGCGGCGTTCGATACCGCATAGATGAGACGCACCCTGCCGTCGCGGCAGTTATTGAGGTTTGTTCAGACCGAAAGCATCTTGTTAGAGCGATGCTCCGGGTTATTGAGGAGACAGTCCCTGTCCAACGGATATGGCTCGATACTGCCGAGAACAAGGACACTCCTAGAACAGGGTTTGATGGGGAACCGAACGAAGCTGTTATACAGGTTGCGAGTGTCCTTTTTAATGATTTGATCGAGCGCAAGGGACTGAGTGTTGAGGAAGCCCGTAAGTCAATGCTCAAGACTGAGCCCTTCCAAAAATATCCCTCACTAATTGCAAATTTACAGAGAGATGAATGA
- the lptG gene encoding LPS export ABC transporter permease LptG, with the protein MFRVLDRYIGKTIFNTIMMTLFMLVSLSGIIKFVDQLRKVGQGGYSVMGAGLYTLLSVPKDIEIFFPMAALLGALLGLGTLATRSELVVMQASGFTRLQIAAAVMKTAIPLVLLTMAIGEWMAPAGEQMARNYRSQMMYGGSMLSTQGGLWAKDGNDFVYIQRVAGENELAGVNIYHFDKQSKLLSIRYAASALYENGTWKLSQVEESDLRDSKQIGGSQTVSGEWKTNLTPDKLGVVALDPDALSIRGLFDYINYLHQSGQEASRYQLNMWSKLFAPLSVAVMMLMALSFIFGPLRSVPAGVRIVIGISFGFLFYVLDQIFGPLSLVYHIPPVLGASLPSALFLFISIMLLLKRR; encoded by the coding sequence ATGTTTCGCGTACTGGACCGCTATATCGGTAAAACCATTTTCAACACCATCATGATGACGTTGTTCATGTTGGTGTCGCTGTCCGGCATCATCAAGTTTGTCGATCAGCTACGTAAAGTCGGGCAGGGCGGTTACTCGGTGATGGGCGCCGGGCTGTATACGCTGCTCAGCGTGCCGAAAGACATTGAGATTTTCTTCCCGATGGCTGCGCTGTTGGGCGCGCTGCTCGGGCTTGGCACCCTCGCCACCCGCAGCGAGCTGGTGGTGATGCAGGCTTCCGGCTTTACCCGCTTGCAGATTGCCGCCGCGGTGATGAAAACCGCCATTCCGCTGGTGTTGCTGACTATGGCGATTGGCGAATGGATGGCACCGGCGGGCGAGCAGATGGCCCGCAACTACCGTTCCCAGATGATGTACGGCGGCTCGATGCTCTCGACCCAAGGCGGGTTATGGGCCAAAGACGGCAATGATTTTGTCTACATCCAGCGGGTGGCGGGAGAAAACGAACTAGCCGGCGTCAATATCTACCACTTCGACAAACAAAGTAAACTGTTGTCGATACGCTACGCCGCATCGGCCCTGTATGAGAACGGCACCTGGAAACTGTCTCAGGTTGAAGAGTCCGACCTGCGCGACAGCAAACAGATTGGCGGCAGCCAGACGGTGAGCGGCGAATGGAAAACCAACCTGACGCCGGACAAGCTCGGCGTGGTGGCGCTGGATCCGGACGCGCTATCGATCCGCGGTCTGTTCGACTATATCAACTACTTGCACCAGAGCGGCCAGGAAGCGAGCCGCTATCAGCTCAACATGTGGAGCAAGCTGTTCGCCCCGCTGTCGGTGGCGGTGATGATGCTGATGGCGCTGTCATTTATTTTCGGCCCGCTACGCAGCGTGCCGGCCGGCGTGCGTATCGTGATCGGCATCAGCTTTGGTTTTCTGTTCTACGTGCTGGACCAAATCTTCGGCCCGCTCAGTCTGGTGTACCACATTCCGCCGGTGCTGGGGGCGTCGCTGCCGAGCGCACTGTTCCTGTTTATCAGCATCATGCTGCTGCTGAAACGGCGCTGA
- a CDS encoding tyrosine-type recombinase/integrase, whose translation MALTDVVARTAKPREKAYKLADAHGLYLLVSPNGSKRWYLKYRFDGKESRIAFGAYPLISLAKAREKRNEVRLLLSEGIHPTEKREEEKEQAQDALNTFEKVARDWHRNISQNRWSQTHAGRVWRDMERNILPAIGQRHIADLKTKDLLEPLKAVEQNGHLDLASRLRQRVTDIMRYAVQNDLIERNPAQDLTGAIAAPKATHRPALKLDKLPGFLARIERYKGRALTRLALKLTLCVFIRSSELRFARWPEIDFKRAMWTIPPEREAIPGVKHSQRGAKMRSEHLVPLSRQALALLEEIKAISGAHELIFPGDHRPTKPMSENTINSALRTMGYDTTTEVCGHGFRTMACSALVESGQWSRDAVERQMSHQERNGVRAAYIYKAEHLEERKLMLQWWADYLDANREEHVVPYEFINRGVKA comes from the coding sequence ATGGCCCTGACTGACGTTGTTGCTCGTACCGCTAAGCCCCGCGAGAAAGCCTACAAGCTTGCGGATGCACATGGCCTGTACCTTCTGGTGAGTCCTAACGGTTCTAAGCGCTGGTATCTCAAGTACCGTTTCGACGGTAAGGAAAGCCGGATTGCTTTCGGTGCCTACCCGCTGATCTCGCTGGCGAAGGCCAGGGAGAAACGCAACGAGGTGCGATTACTGCTGTCAGAAGGCATCCACCCAACGGAAAAGCGGGAAGAAGAGAAAGAACAGGCACAGGATGCACTGAACACCTTTGAAAAGGTGGCAAGAGACTGGCACCGAAACATCAGCCAAAACCGATGGTCACAAACACACGCCGGACGGGTATGGCGTGACATGGAGCGCAATATTCTGCCTGCCATCGGCCAGCGCCACATCGCTGACCTGAAAACCAAAGACCTGCTTGAACCGCTTAAAGCCGTGGAGCAAAACGGCCATCTTGATTTGGCGTCGCGGCTACGCCAGCGCGTTACCGATATCATGCGTTACGCGGTACAAAATGACCTGATAGAGCGCAACCCGGCGCAGGATCTCACCGGGGCGATAGCTGCGCCAAAGGCAACGCATCGGCCAGCCTTGAAGCTCGATAAACTGCCTGGCTTTCTGGCACGGATTGAACGCTACAAAGGGCGAGCGTTAACCCGATTGGCTTTAAAACTCACCCTGTGCGTTTTTATCCGTTCCAGTGAGCTACGCTTTGCCCGTTGGCCGGAAATCGACTTTAAACGTGCGATGTGGACGATACCGCCCGAACGTGAAGCCATCCCCGGAGTGAAACACTCACAGCGTGGTGCAAAGATGCGCTCTGAACATTTGGTGCCGTTATCCCGACAGGCTTTAGCACTGTTGGAAGAGATTAAGGCTATCAGCGGCGCTCACGAACTGATCTTCCCCGGCGACCACCGACCAACCAAACCGATGAGTGAAAACACCATCAACAGTGCATTGCGAACAATGGGCTATGACACTACCACCGAAGTATGCGGACACGGCTTCCGCACGATGGCCTGTAGCGCGTTGGTTGAGTCCGGTCAGTGGTCGCGGGATGCGGTAGAGCGGCAAATGAGCCATCAGGAACGCAATGGCGTCCGTGCTGCTTATATCTATAAAGCGGAACATCTTGAGGAACGCAAGCTGATGCTGCAATGGTGGGCAGATTATCTGGATGCCAACCGGGAAGAGCATGTCGTGCCGTATGAGTTTATAAATCGTGGTGTAAAAGCATAA
- a CDS encoding Arm DNA-binding domain-containing protein, which translates to MALTDIKVRTAKPSDKQYKLTDGNGMHLLVHPNGSKYWRFRFGGKQHLIAFGVYPEVSLADARHKREAASGLTPPRLSHHGL; encoded by the coding sequence ATGGCGCTCACTGATATCAAAGTCAGAACAGCCAAGCCTTCGGATAAGCAATACAAGCTGACCGACGGCAATGGTATGCATCTGCTGGTTCATCCCAATGGCTCAAAGTATTGGCGCTTTCGTTTCGGTGGTAAACAGCACCTGATAGCGTTTGGCGTCTATCCCGAAGTTTCACTGGCTGATGCCAGACATAAAAGAGAAGCTGCCAGTGGACTGACCCCGCCACGGCTTTCGCACCATGGCCTGTAG
- a CDS encoding sigma-70 family RNA polymerase sigma factor translates to MGKLNPLLRLAAISGVEAAITFHILRGDDLDARDSSGSTPLILAASRRNSGAVRLLLDAGANPTLVDPEGMNALAHALRANCLETIEILSEAFNMPPLEATESDEVITNNQEKISSCFDKISDGQASGSESHAVGKNIPTSPEYHFEPISPKATTRYIFEVDSLSLDPLSLDAEFEDNWEVEINPVAPVGDQHVAEAVKNVYKAIGQHKAVDNDEDWGDIDLYLPVIKSILDHEGVDYTLRVFLLAAIRDGIISEENLVELCLNANGSRNEDFERFIGIAAGELGAIVDEQSGVTINDTSLDESSLEEKLLLDEAIEFIKDLASDHNEPFRFYSKDIRCRLLEAKEEIALSREMEEAWQDVLSVLAQWPEGLAVLFDCAEKVLRGEVDAGAFSTGPDLLLEDGATELEDVYDEDEEEKEHDAGSAFMTAIAAVRSKIGDFQRTKEALEAAKLTRGFLFELAERAKDDSNAKGLTDALERQSYARDRLIQCNLRLALSIAKKHRWSGVPMDDLVQEANIGLIKAVERYDWRRGFRFSTYATWWIRQQITRSIADKSRSVRAPVHVQDKAWKIIRERNEIELQRGYPERDIDTASRLGIPLSKIWILLSIFDDAESLDEIDLNMSCARVELLVNRNASAPFKLVENSSLSSTLSGMLEELDERSRTVIMYRFGLGNIDAMTLEEVGQIFGVTRERIRQIESKAMQKLSSEKRKEILASFMSEDDYQ, encoded by the coding sequence GTGGGAAAGCTCAATCCGCTATTGCGGCTAGCAGCCATCTCGGGCGTCGAAGCTGCGATCACATTCCATATTCTTCGGGGTGATGACTTGGATGCCCGCGATAGCAGTGGCTCAACGCCTCTGATCCTCGCCGCATCTAGGAGAAACAGCGGGGCTGTAAGGCTTCTACTTGACGCGGGGGCAAATCCGACACTTGTCGATCCAGAAGGGATGAATGCTCTAGCGCATGCCTTACGAGCCAATTGCCTAGAGACAATTGAGATACTAAGTGAGGCATTCAATATGCCACCCTTGGAGGCCACTGAGTCAGATGAAGTAATTACCAACAATCAGGAAAAGATATCCTCTTGCTTCGATAAAATATCTGATGGCCAGGCATCGGGGAGCGAATCCCACGCAGTGGGCAAGAATATCCCTACCTCTCCTGAATATCACTTCGAGCCCATTTCCCCCAAGGCAACGACTCGATATATTTTTGAAGTCGATTCCCTTTCTCTAGATCCTCTTTCCTTGGATGCTGAATTTGAGGACAACTGGGAAGTTGAGATTAACCCTGTTGCGCCTGTTGGTGACCAACATGTTGCAGAGGCCGTCAAGAATGTTTACAAGGCGATAGGTCAACATAAGGCAGTAGATAACGACGAGGACTGGGGTGATATCGATCTCTATCTTCCTGTAATAAAATCCATTTTAGACCATGAGGGCGTTGATTATACCCTCCGGGTTTTCCTCCTTGCAGCAATCCGCGATGGGATTATTTCTGAAGAAAACCTTGTTGAACTTTGCTTAAACGCCAACGGATCACGCAATGAAGATTTTGAGAGATTCATTGGTATTGCTGCAGGAGAGCTTGGTGCGATTGTGGACGAACAGAGTGGAGTCACTATAAATGATACCTCTCTCGATGAGTCGTCTCTTGAGGAAAAACTCCTTCTCGATGAAGCAATTGAGTTCATCAAGGATCTAGCCTCGGATCACAATGAACCGTTCAGATTTTATTCCAAGGATATCCGATGCAGGCTTCTTGAGGCCAAAGAAGAGATCGCTCTTAGTCGAGAGATGGAAGAGGCTTGGCAAGATGTGCTATCGGTCCTTGCTCAATGGCCAGAAGGACTCGCGGTGTTATTTGACTGTGCTGAAAAGGTTTTGAGAGGGGAGGTTGATGCTGGAGCGTTCAGCACTGGACCTGATTTGCTCCTAGAAGATGGGGCAACAGAACTGGAGGATGTGTACGATGAGGATGAAGAGGAAAAAGAGCATGATGCCGGCTCAGCATTTATGACTGCTATAGCAGCCGTTCGGAGTAAGATTGGAGACTTCCAGCGAACCAAAGAAGCATTAGAAGCGGCTAAGCTAACTCGCGGATTTCTTTTTGAGCTAGCCGAACGAGCCAAAGATGATTCTAATGCAAAGGGCCTTACTGATGCTCTTGAGCGGCAGTCCTATGCTCGGGATCGCTTGATTCAGTGTAATCTTAGACTCGCTTTATCCATTGCCAAGAAGCACCGGTGGTCAGGAGTGCCGATGGACGATCTTGTTCAAGAGGCAAACATTGGCCTTATAAAAGCGGTTGAACGCTACGACTGGCGCAGAGGTTTTCGCTTCTCTACATACGCAACGTGGTGGATTCGTCAACAGATAACACGTTCCATTGCTGACAAAAGTAGGAGTGTTAGGGCACCGGTACACGTTCAGGATAAGGCTTGGAAGATCATACGGGAGCGCAATGAGATCGAGTTGCAGAGAGGGTACCCTGAGCGTGATATCGACACAGCTTCGCGGCTCGGAATTCCGCTATCAAAAATATGGATTCTCCTGTCGATATTTGATGATGCAGAGTCTCTTGATGAGATCGATTTGAATATGAGTTGTGCTCGAGTGGAGCTTCTCGTGAATCGGAATGCCTCGGCACCATTTAAGCTTGTTGAGAATTCGTCTCTCTCCTCTACGCTCTCGGGAATGCTGGAAGAGTTAGATGAAAGGTCTCGCACAGTGATTATGTATCGCTTTGGATTAGGCAACATTGACGCGATGACCTTGGAAGAGGTAGGGCAGATCTTCGGGGTTACACGTGAGCGTATCCGCCAAATAGAGTCCAAAGCGATGCAGAAACTTTCTAGTGAGAAAAGGAAGGAGATCTTGGCTTCCTTTATGAGCGAGGATGATTATCAATAA
- the dgt gene encoding dGTP triphosphohydrolase gives MYNEDVKEFAKEEEKKLLSLDCRYFTEDSRRSVDRDPFMRDYARILYSSSFRRLQGKMQLLDIDPSKFTRNRLTHSLEVAQIARSIATDLGLENPVVAESASLAHDLGNPPFGHNGEKILNELIKDQGGFEGNAQTFRILRILEKKHHSFSGLNLTLRTMLSVTKYFNRKGLSNKKFIYDDDFQFLSDELNKRNIGIIKSIDAQIMDIADEIAYAAHDLEDALSMNYITMGELLHEFKISVEFKDAFDDISEIYEMVHKDALLSHRLCTSEEFALIERKELTSNIVNVLCNDIDIVKDDNSISLLGYRTKSKLAVGLKKLLFKAVLRKRNIQFYELKGENIIKGLFEVYTSALNRNNLLFPPEIRNLPDSKEKLAIDHIAGMMDSFAIQEYERFFGIGSANIIMK, from the coding sequence ATGTATAATGAAGACGTTAAGGAATTTGCGAAAGAAGAAGAGAAAAAACTATTAAGCTTGGACTGTCGCTACTTTACCGAAGATAGTCGGCGTTCAGTTGATAGAGATCCATTTATGCGTGATTACGCACGGATTCTTTATTCGTCATCTTTTCGGCGCTTACAGGGAAAGATGCAACTTTTAGATATAGATCCAAGCAAATTTACAAGAAATAGATTAACGCATAGCTTAGAGGTTGCGCAAATTGCACGCTCAATAGCTACAGATTTAGGCTTAGAAAACCCCGTGGTTGCTGAATCAGCATCTTTAGCTCATGATCTTGGTAATCCACCATTCGGCCATAATGGTGAAAAAATTTTAAATGAACTTATAAAAGATCAAGGCGGATTTGAGGGTAATGCACAGACGTTTAGGATATTAAGAATACTAGAAAAAAAACATCATTCTTTTTCCGGATTAAATCTTACTCTTCGAACAATGCTGTCAGTAACTAAATATTTTAATAGGAAGGGATTAAGTAATAAAAAATTTATTTATGATGATGATTTTCAGTTCTTAAGTGATGAATTAAATAAAAGGAACATAGGTATTATTAAAAGTATTGATGCTCAGATTATGGATATTGCCGATGAAATTGCTTATGCTGCGCATGATTTAGAGGATGCTTTAAGCATGAATTATATAACTATGGGCGAGCTTTTGCATGAGTTTAAGATAAGTGTTGAATTTAAGGATGCGTTTGATGATATAAGTGAGATATATGAAATGGTTCATAAGGATGCGTTATTATCTCATAGGCTTTGTACTTCTGAAGAATTTGCGTTGATTGAAAGAAAAGAATTGACTTCAAATATAGTTAATGTTCTCTGTAATGATATAGATATAGTCAAAGATGATAATAGTATATCCTTGTTAGGATATAGAACGAAAAGTAAGTTAGCTGTAGGCTTGAAGAAGCTTTTGTTTAAAGCTGTTTTGAGAAAAAGAAATATACAATTTTATGAGTTAAAGGGTGAGAATATAATTAAAGGTCTTTTTGAAGTTTATACTAGTGCATTAAATAGGAATAATCTATTATTTCCCCCTGAGATAAGAAATTTACCTGATTCTAAGGAAAAGTTAGCTATAGATCATATCGCAGGTATGATGGATTCGTTTGCTATTCAGGAGTATGAACGATTCTTTGGCATTGGTAGCGCTAATATAATAATGAAATAA
- a CDS encoding TIGR04141 family sporadically distributed protein, translated as MKKPQPRKEKLSIYLVRNANKKDDEFIKIDKAKNGIEIKLDGVDYAFLYAKNSFKNTPSWTKLFTHYEHINADYFGMSSNVGAVFVVRAFGYAFILSFGSGFHLIKDEEIERDFGLRVTLNSVDPDKLRSLDKASYDHNPLNSRTQSTKDVDIFNLHLDSESELLYAVTGTSLVKEFGSQVTGRDALTLAVDITLEQISGILHEAISRYKKKLPDKFSWVENINRVRDQDEIDILDLELDDYFSSGCYTNFWLGEPEIVDWEGQVGYSFDMYPRTPRYIILTLDDYIEYLNGEPISVFRLKGDVIHINNSDFISTKSWSVYRCLYAEIIFGDAYYILRNGVWYKINQDFVNSVDEYLVDLSDYDFDFPIYDHEREDIYNDYLCKNYSNFSLMDKKNIAIGGVYDKLEHCDLIRNGCDFIHVKYYRSSGTLSHLFFQGMVAAEAFIKDKDYRKKLNPKLPESIRLDDVNSRPNPNKYKVVYAIATVKNLPQELPFFSKVTLKNTLKTLKALGYIVSIARIDISPIILKIKKCKPKKYHLNNFN; from the coding sequence ATGAAAAAACCTCAACCTAGAAAGGAAAAGCTTTCTATATATCTCGTAAGAAATGCCAATAAAAAAGATGATGAATTCATAAAAATAGATAAGGCTAAAAATGGAATTGAGATAAAATTAGATGGAGTTGATTATGCATTTCTATATGCAAAAAATAGTTTTAAAAATACTCCATCTTGGACAAAATTGTTTACTCATTATGAGCATATAAATGCAGATTATTTTGGTATGTCTAGCAACGTTGGTGCTGTTTTTGTTGTTAGAGCTTTTGGGTATGCTTTTATTTTATCATTTGGTTCCGGTTTTCACTTAATAAAAGATGAAGAAATAGAAAGGGACTTCGGTTTAAGAGTAACATTAAATTCAGTTGATCCAGACAAACTGAGAAGCTTAGATAAAGCTAGTTATGATCATAATCCTTTAAATTCCCGAACGCAAAGTACAAAAGATGTAGATATTTTTAATCTTCATTTAGATTCAGAGTCAGAGTTGCTTTACGCAGTAACTGGGACTTCTTTGGTTAAAGAATTTGGTAGTCAAGTTACTGGGAGAGATGCTCTCACACTTGCAGTTGATATTACTTTGGAACAAATATCAGGAATTCTTCATGAAGCAATTTCGAGATATAAGAAAAAACTACCTGATAAGTTTTCTTGGGTTGAGAATATCAACAGGGTTCGTGATCAAGATGAAATTGATATTCTTGATTTGGAGTTGGATGACTATTTTTCATCTGGGTGTTATACCAATTTTTGGTTAGGAGAACCTGAGATAGTTGATTGGGAGGGGCAAGTTGGATATTCGTTTGATATGTATCCCAGAACACCTAGGTATATTATTTTGACATTAGATGATTATATAGAATATCTTAATGGTGAGCCCATTTCTGTATTCAGGCTTAAGGGTGACGTTATTCATATAAATAATAGTGATTTTATATCAACCAAATCTTGGTCTGTATATAGATGTTTGTATGCTGAAATAATTTTTGGTGATGCGTATTATATATTAAGAAATGGAGTGTGGTATAAAATAAATCAAGATTTTGTTAACTCTGTTGATGAATATCTCGTTGATTTAAGTGATTATGATTTTGATTTTCCTATCTATGATCATGAAAGAGAAGATATTTATAACGATTACCTTTGTAAAAATTATTCTAACTTTTCTTTAATGGATAAAAAGAATATAGCAATAGGTGGAGTATACGATAAATTGGAACATTGTGATCTTATTCGAAATGGATGTGATTTTATTCATGTTAAATATTACAGAAGCTCTGGTACATTAAGTCATTTATTCTTTCAAGGTATGGTTGCCGCAGAAGCATTCATTAAGGACAAAGATTATAGAAAAAAGTTAAACCCTAAATTGCCTGAATCCATAAGATTAGATGATGTAAACTCAAGGCCAAATCCCAATAAATATAAAGTTGTTTATGCTATAGCGACAGTTAAGAACCTGCCACAGGAATTACCTTTCTTTTCTAAAGTAACATTAAAAAACACTCTAAAGACATTAAAGGCCTTGGGTTATATTGTATCAATAGCAAGAATTGATATATCTCCTATAATTCTTAAGATTAAGAAATGCAAGCCTAAAAAATATCATCTTAATAATTTTAATTAA
- a CDS encoding GNAT family N-acetyltransferase, producing the protein MGITAPELLLPQHAVVDFHCSEPSLNEWLKRKALKNQTLGASRTFVVCEAGTQRVVGFYALASGSIQRQVAPGAFRRNMPDPIPVLVLGRLAVDERYQRMGIGAGLLKDAVLRSRNVAQQVGNKALLVHALSDEAKAFYQYWGFVPSEIQEHTLLLSLW; encoded by the coding sequence GTGGGAATAACGGCACCTGAATTATTGCTGCCTCAACATGCAGTTGTGGATTTTCATTGTTCCGAGCCGTCATTGAATGAATGGCTGAAACGCAAGGCGTTAAAAAATCAGACGCTGGGCGCTTCACGCACCTTCGTGGTGTGTGAAGCCGGTACACAGCGTGTGGTGGGGTTCTATGCCCTCGCGTCGGGTAGCATCCAGCGTCAGGTTGCACCGGGCGCATTCCGGCGCAATATGCCTGACCCCATTCCTGTTCTGGTACTTGGCCGATTAGCCGTTGATGAACGTTATCAACGTATGGGGATCGGTGCCGGGCTTCTGAAAGATGCGGTACTCCGCTCCCGCAATGTAGCGCAGCAGGTAGGCAACAAAGCGTTATTGGTACATGCGTTATCTGATGAGGCAAAAGCGTTCTACCAATACTGGGGTTTTGTCCCGTCAGAAATACAGGAACACACCTTATTATTATCGTTATGGTAA